One genomic segment of Vibrio nitrifigilis includes these proteins:
- the kdgR gene encoding DNA-binding transcriptional regulator KdgR: MEKSTQPEAVSSVLKVFSILQALGEQKEIGVSELSQRLMMSKATTYRFLQTMKTLGYVSQEGEADKYSLTLKLFELGSKSLEYVDLVGLANKEMQQIADKTNEALHLGALDENAIIYIHKIDSGYNLRMYSRIGRRNPLYSTAIGKVLLAERDESYVRHLLEDVDFIPHTERTHQNTDQLLNELHLVREQHFAEDNEEQEPGLRCIAAPIYDRFGMVIAAISISFPTIRFAEERKGEYVEMLHTACRNVSENLGYTQYPV; the protein is encoded by the coding sequence ATGGAAAAATCAACACAGCCGGAAGCCGTGTCGTCGGTACTAAAAGTATTTAGTATCTTACAGGCTCTAGGTGAACAGAAAGAAATTGGTGTGTCGGAACTCTCGCAACGTTTGATGATGTCTAAAGCGACCACATATCGATTTTTGCAAACAATGAAGACCTTAGGTTATGTGTCTCAAGAAGGCGAAGCAGATAAATATTCTCTGACCCTAAAGTTGTTTGAGCTTGGCTCTAAGTCACTGGAATACGTAGACTTAGTTGGCTTAGCAAACAAAGAAATGCAGCAGATTGCTGATAAAACGAATGAAGCATTGCACCTTGGTGCTCTTGATGAAAATGCTATCATTTATATTCATAAAATTGATTCGGGTTACAACCTGCGCATGTATTCGCGTATTGGACGTCGTAATCCACTTTATAGTACTGCGATTGGTAAAGTGTTACTGGCTGAACGTGATGAAAGCTATGTACGTCACTTATTAGAAGATGTGGACTTTATTCCCCACACCGAACGTACCCACCAAAATACCGATCAGCTACTTAATGAATTACATTTGGTGCGTGAACAACATTTTGCTGAAGATAACGAAGAGCAGGAACCCGGGTTACGCTGTATTGCCGCGCCTATCTATGATCGTTTTGGTATGGTTATCGCAGCAATTTCAATTTCTTTCCCAACCATTCGTTTTGCTGAAGAACGAAAAGGGGAATACGTTGAAATGCTACATACAGCGTGCCGAAATGTATCGGAAAATCTTGGGTATACCCAGTATCCGGTTTAA
- the kduD gene encoding 2-dehydro-3-deoxy-D-gluconate 5-dehydrogenase KduD, which produces MVLESFNLEGKVAIVTGCDTGLGQGMALGLAKAGCNIVGVNIAEPTETKEQITALGREFLDVRANLITLDDVPSIIDRAITQFGHIDILVNNAGIIRRNDAIEFSEKDWDDVMDINVKSVFFMSQAVAKQFITQGTGGKIINIASMLSFQGGIRVPSYTAAKSGVMGITRLMANEWAKNNINVNAIAPGYMATNNTAALRADTERNQEIVERIPAARWGLPSDLAGPCVFLASAASDYINGYTIAVDGGWLAR; this is translated from the coding sequence ATGGTTCTTGAATCATTTAATCTTGAAGGCAAAGTCGCGATAGTGACCGGGTGTGATACAGGCCTAGGTCAAGGTATGGCACTAGGTCTCGCAAAGGCCGGTTGTAACATCGTTGGCGTAAACATCGCAGAACCTACTGAAACAAAGGAACAAATTACGGCTTTAGGTCGTGAATTCTTAGATGTTCGCGCGAATCTCATTACCCTTGATGATGTTCCTTCTATTATCGATCGTGCGATTACTCAGTTCGGTCACATCGATATTCTAGTCAACAATGCTGGTATCATTCGTCGTAACGACGCCATCGAATTTAGTGAAAAAGATTGGGACGATGTCATGGACATTAACGTCAAATCTGTCTTTTTCATGTCTCAGGCGGTAGCCAAGCAGTTCATCACTCAGGGCACAGGCGGCAAAATCATTAATATTGCGTCTATGCTGTCATTCCAAGGTGGGATTCGTGTTCCATCGTACACAGCTGCGAAAAGTGGTGTCATGGGCATTACCCGCTTAATGGCTAATGAATGGGCAAAAAATAACATCAATGTGAACGCCATCGCGCCTGGATATATGGCAACCAACAACACCGCAGCACTCCGCGCTGACACAGAACGTAACCAGGAGATCGTGGAACGTATTCCTGCTGCTCGCTGGGGATTACCTTCTGACCTTGCTGGCCCTTGTGTTTTCTTAGCATCAGCCGCGTCCGACTACATCAATGGTTATACCATTGCTGTCGATGGTGGTTGGTTAGCACGTTAA
- a CDS encoding DUF3861 domain-containing protein codes for MKKNLYHIDIAPLKNKDGSDISSEEHIAFDFESHDDLKQILSKVGIIEGLDKKQTHSFAIGLKMLGEIMLEHRKHPLFHEFSPHFGQFMKKLKQNIK; via the coding sequence ATGAAAAAGAACTTATACCACATTGATATAGCTCCACTAAAAAACAAAGATGGATCAGACATATCATCAGAGGAGCATATTGCTTTTGATTTTGAATCTCACGATGATTTAAAACAAATTCTGTCCAAGGTAGGAATCATTGAAGGACTAGATAAAAAGCAGACTCACAGTTTTGCCATAGGCTTAAAAATGCTCGGTGAAATTATGCTGGAACACAGAAAACACCCGCTATTTCATGAATTCAGCCCACATTTTGGTCAATTTATGAAGAAACTCAAACAAAATATCAAATAG
- a CDS encoding acyl-CoA thioesterase, producing MEHGSRDITLRFLAEPSDVNFGGKVHGGAVMKWIDLAAYACAAGWSKKYCITAYAGGIRFVAPILVGSLVEVNAKIIYTGNTSMHIGLDVQASDPKNVDQQLTTHCIVIMVAVDEEGKPTPVPQWIPKTPHDQFLHDSAIRLMNMRKEIGEEMEAHVKKPK from the coding sequence ATGGAACATGGAAGTCGGGATATAACCTTACGATTTTTGGCCGAGCCAAGTGATGTCAACTTTGGTGGTAAAGTGCATGGCGGCGCGGTGATGAAATGGATTGATTTAGCGGCGTATGCCTGCGCTGCTGGCTGGAGTAAAAAATATTGTATTACCGCTTATGCTGGTGGTATCCGTTTTGTGGCCCCTATCCTGGTTGGGAGTTTGGTCGAGGTCAACGCCAAAATCATTTATACCGGCAATACCTCAATGCACATTGGACTAGATGTGCAAGCGAGCGATCCTAAAAATGTCGATCAGCAGCTGACGACGCACTGCATCGTAATTATGGTAGCAGTGGATGAAGAGGGCAAACCAACGCCAGTTCCTCAATGGATTCCCAAAACACCTCATGACCAGTTTTTACATGACTCCGCGATTCGTTTAATGAATATGCGTAAAGAGATTGGTGAAGAGATGGAAGCTCATGTTAAAAAACCGAAATAA
- a CDS encoding DUF294 nucleotidyltransferase-like domain-containing protein yields the protein MGSSLTPNIYDFLIRLDPFDKLPQEIVLAVAGQVKVRYLAQGEHITFSALCSDRYLYIIRTGAIEQRRPDGQLRARLGEEDQFGFTFLEPLNEAEDGYQATAIEDSLLYLIPHQQLQAICQQHPEFANYFASQAQLRLTSAVDYAYREEENGLFYRRVEEVASKNIAIVNVGTPIRVVAELMCGNDSLSYSSCAAIMQNDELVGIVTDRDMTRSVVARGVDTASPIETVMTRNPQLIHADDKVVQAISVMLQYNIRCLPVMKENQVVGLLTTSHLVHNHKTQALFLIEKIKYAGNIQALADLKEERLTIFQSLVESGISAEIQGRVMSMIMDAFTRRLLQMTEELLGPAPCDYAWVVAGSHARNEVHVLSDQDSALVLSDDMKPEHELYFRHLAMRVCNGLQACGYPLCDGKYMAASPKWCQPLTVWKEYYRKWVSSPEYNKLLSISVFLETRAIYGNTELVDQMQQYLHECLQKSTNFLPALVKDAIDTQPPLGIFNNLVLEKGGDNSKTLNIKKFALNLIIDLARIFSLSAGGSMTGTEERFLFAAEQGAMSQDSCQNIIGAYKFITQVRFQHQLEALKQGKTPDNHISPDSFSSFERKHLKDAFKIISELQDVAKLRFVKG from the coding sequence GTGGGATCATCATTAACCCCTAATATTTATGACTTTTTAATTCGTTTGGACCCGTTTGATAAATTGCCGCAAGAGATTGTGTTAGCGGTCGCGGGCCAAGTAAAAGTCCGTTACTTAGCGCAAGGTGAACATATTACTTTTAGCGCTTTATGTTCTGATCGTTACCTCTATATCATTCGTACAGGGGCGATAGAGCAGCGTCGTCCTGATGGACAATTGCGAGCGCGATTAGGCGAAGAAGATCAGTTTGGTTTCACGTTTTTGGAGCCGCTTAATGAAGCAGAAGATGGCTACCAAGCAACAGCTATTGAAGACTCATTACTGTATTTGATTCCGCACCAACAGTTACAAGCTATTTGCCAACAACACCCTGAATTTGCCAATTACTTCGCTTCTCAAGCTCAGTTACGTTTAACCTCGGCAGTCGATTACGCCTATCGCGAAGAAGAAAATGGGCTGTTTTATCGTCGGGTGGAAGAGGTGGCGAGTAAGAATATTGCAATTGTAAATGTTGGCACGCCAATTCGCGTGGTTGCGGAGTTGATGTGTGGCAATGATTCACTGAGTTACAGTTCCTGTGCTGCAATCATGCAAAACGATGAATTAGTTGGAATTGTAACTGATAGGGATATGACTCGCTCTGTTGTGGCGCGGGGGGTAGATACGGCGAGCCCGATTGAGACAGTGATGACACGTAATCCTCAGCTTATTCATGCTGATGACAAAGTGGTGCAAGCGATTTCAGTTATGTTGCAATACAACATTCGTTGTTTGCCTGTTATGAAAGAGAACCAAGTCGTTGGTCTATTAACGACGTCTCATCTGGTACATAACCACAAAACGCAGGCGTTATTTTTGATCGAAAAAATCAAATACGCAGGCAATATCCAAGCATTAGCGGATTTAAAAGAAGAGCGGCTGACAATTTTTCAATCTTTAGTCGAAAGCGGTATTAGTGCAGAAATACAAGGTCGTGTTATGTCGATGATCATGGATGCCTTTACACGTCGTTTACTGCAAATGACCGAAGAATTACTTGGCCCTGCTCCTTGTGATTATGCTTGGGTGGTTGCAGGTTCGCATGCGCGAAATGAAGTGCATGTGCTATCGGATCAAGACAGCGCTTTGGTATTGTCTGATGATATGAAGCCAGAACATGAGCTCTATTTTCGTCATTTGGCTATGCGAGTGTGTAATGGTCTACAAGCTTGTGGCTATCCATTGTGTGATGGCAAATACATGGCCGCATCTCCAAAGTGGTGCCAACCGCTTACGGTATGGAAAGAGTATTATCGTAAATGGGTATCGAGTCCTGAATACAACAAGCTTCTCAGTATTAGTGTGTTTCTCGAAACGCGTGCCATCTATGGTAATACCGAGTTGGTTGATCAAATGCAGCAGTATTTGCATGAATGTTTACAAAAAAGCACTAACTTTTTGCCCGCCTTGGTGAAAGATGCCATTGATACACAACCCCCGTTGGGTATTTTTAATAATTTGGTGTTGGAAAAAGGTGGTGATAATAGCAAGACGCTAAATATTAAAAAATTCGCGCTAAATTTGATCATCGATCTTGCGCGGATCTTTTCATTATCCGCGGGCGGTTCGATGACGGGCACCGAAGAACGTTTTCTGTTTGCTGCAGAACAAGGCGCAATGTCACAAGACAGTTGCCAAAATATTATTGGCGCTTATAAGTTCATCACCCAAGTCCGTTTTCAACATCAATTGGAAGCACTAAAGCAGGGTAAAACACCTGATAATCATATTTCACCAGATAGTTTCAGTAGCTTCGAGCGTAAGCACTTGAAAGATGCATTTAAAATTATCAGTGAACTACAAGACGTCGCTAAACTGCGTTTTGTGAAAGGATAA
- the speG gene encoding spermidine N1-acetyltransferase: MTPKLSLRALERGDLRFIHNLNNNRNIMTYWFEEPYESFDELEELYNKHIHDNAERRFVVENEDKELVGLVELIEINYIHRSAEFQIIITPEHQGNGFAEILINKALDYSFTILNLHKIYLHVAVENEKAVHLYDKAGFIEEGHLVEEFFINGSYQDVKRMYILQSAYLSKHKEQFKPQ; this comes from the coding sequence ATGACTCCTAAATTAAGCTTACGTGCCTTAGAACGAGGCGATTTGAGATTTATCCATAATTTAAATAACAACCGTAATATCATGACTTATTGGTTTGAGGAACCGTATGAATCTTTTGACGAACTTGAAGAGTTATACAACAAACATATTCATGATAATGCGGAGCGACGTTTCGTCGTCGAAAATGAAGATAAAGAATTAGTGGGGTTAGTCGAGTTAATTGAAATTAACTATATTCACCGCAGCGCTGAGTTTCAGATCATTATTACCCCAGAACATCAGGGCAACGGCTTTGCCGAAATTTTGATCAACAAAGCGCTCGATTACTCGTTCACGATTCTGAATCTTCATAAAATTTATTTGCATGTTGCTGTAGAGAATGAAAAAGCGGTGCACTTATATGACAAAGCAGGATTTATTGAAGAAGGCCATCTGGTCGAAGAGTTTTTTATTAATGGTAGCTACCAAGATGTGAAACGCATGTACATTTTGCAAAGTGCTTATTTAAGCAAACATAAAGAGCAATTTAAGCCCCAGTAG
- a CDS encoding DUF2391 family protein encodes MRFSFNAEDAIQVCVGAFALAVPISFSEEAWQLGNTLPIPNLLLLMALSISFLGVFAYHSVFQSNIRARFSVFLFRIVIAYFIAAVVVALVLLSLDKLPLLEHPFVSLKRIIVITMPASMGAIVVDSFDKE; translated from the coding sequence ATGAGGTTTAGTTTTAATGCCGAAGATGCGATTCAAGTTTGCGTTGGTGCATTTGCGCTTGCCGTTCCTATCTCTTTTTCTGAGGAAGCTTGGCAATTAGGTAACACGTTGCCAATTCCTAACTTATTATTATTGATGGCTCTGTCTATTAGCTTTCTTGGTGTTTTTGCCTACCACAGTGTGTTCCAAAGTAATATTCGCGCTCGGTTTAGCGTGTTTCTATTTCGCATTGTGATTGCTTATTTTATTGCAGCCGTTGTCGTTGCGTTAGTACTACTCTCTTTAGATAAGCTCCCATTATTGGAACATCCCTTTGTCTCTTTAAAACGTATTATTGTAATTACGATGCCTGCTTCAATGGGCGCGATTGTCGTCGACAGTTTTGATAAGGAATAA
- a CDS encoding cupin domain-containing protein, with translation MFVFNEDVELQDLGDGVSRKILAYSDNIMSVEVHFEKGAIGAMHNHPHEQLTYVLSGSFEFTIGDEKKVVRTGDVLYKKPNEMHGCVCLEKGVLLDNFTPMRKDFIE, from the coding sequence ATGTTTGTATTTAACGAAGACGTAGAACTTCAAGACCTAGGCGATGGCGTTTCCCGCAAAATTCTTGCCTACAGTGACAACATCATGTCGGTTGAAGTGCATTTTGAAAAAGGGGCGATTGGCGCCATGCACAACCACCCACATGAACAATTGACCTATGTGTTATCCGGTTCGTTTGAGTTCACCATCGGTGATGAAAAGAAAGTCGTTCGCACTGGCGACGTCTTATACAAAAAACCGAATGAAATGCACGGCTGCGTCTGTTTAGAAAAAGGGGTGCTGTTGGATAACTTTACCCCAATGCGCAAAGACTTTATTGAGTAA
- a CDS encoding YgjV family protein has product MVTVYEIAQLLGFVSFALGISTFYQKNDRRLKIIMLIFNLNHLVHFFLLGSMVSTLSTGLSALRTASSIYTSSKRIAAVFAIIGIVFGIAIADNWWDLWPIVGMTIGTVAIFTLEGVAMRIAFVVGAICWLINNILVGSIGGTLLEATLISVNCLTIFRIVRDKKRTIASQAL; this is encoded by the coding sequence ATTGTGACTGTGTATGAAATTGCACAACTGCTCGGTTTTGTGAGCTTTGCGCTAGGAATTTCTACGTTTTACCAGAAAAATGATCGACGGTTAAAGATCATCATGCTGATCTTTAATCTCAATCATTTAGTCCATTTTTTCTTACTTGGCTCAATGGTTTCAACACTCAGTACTGGTTTATCCGCACTGAGAACAGCCAGCTCTATCTATACTTCGTCGAAACGAATCGCTGCTGTTTTTGCTATTATTGGTATCGTATTTGGCATCGCCATTGCCGATAACTGGTGGGATTTATGGCCAATAGTCGGTATGACGATTGGCACGGTAGCCATATTCACTCTCGAAGGCGTAGCGATGCGCATCGCCTTCGTTGTCGGGGCAATATGCTGGCTGATTAATAATATTTTGGTGGGTTCGATCGGGGGCACCCTATTAGAAGCCACACTTATTTCAGTTAATTGCTTGACCATTTTTCGCATAGTTCGCGATAAGAAACGAACTATAGCAAGCCAAGCATTGTGA
- a CDS encoding alpha/beta hydrolase has translation MNQDSQTPYQSLKELTPNYEVMALWQQDKLAPLHLNQHFIERGNHKRHDRILTHITHPEMVVVPPPSANGIAVLIIPGGGYTKVAFDKEGMDTAEYLAHLGFTCYVLSYRMPGDGHVWSSNTALADAQRAMRLIRSQAAKQGIEHVAVIGFSAGGHLAGWLSTRFDLPAYPLQDTVDNYPAQPDLTALIYPVISMDERVTHLGSRKQLLGSLADKPLHPEFSIETMVTAATPPCFILHANDDPSVPSENSILMWQALKNHHVDVDLHIVQQGGHGFGFRHTKGLTIEAWPTWLHQWLEQRLGLN, from the coding sequence ATGAATCAAGACTCTCAAACACCCTACCAATCTTTAAAAGAGCTGACGCCAAACTATGAGGTGATGGCACTTTGGCAACAAGATAAACTTGCTCCCCTTCATCTAAATCAGCACTTTATCGAAAGGGGCAATCATAAACGTCATGACCGAATTTTAACCCATATTACTCACCCCGAAATGGTGGTGGTGCCACCACCATCAGCCAATGGCATCGCAGTTTTGATTATTCCCGGCGGAGGATACACTAAAGTTGCCTTTGATAAAGAAGGTATGGATACTGCAGAATATCTAGCCCATCTGGGTTTTACTTGTTATGTACTGAGTTACCGCATGCCAGGAGATGGGCATGTTTGGTCATCCAATACCGCTCTCGCCGATGCTCAGCGAGCAATGCGTTTAATTCGTAGTCAAGCTGCTAAGCAAGGAATTGAACATGTTGCTGTTATCGGTTTCTCTGCTGGTGGGCATCTCGCAGGTTGGCTTTCAACTCGTTTTGATCTGCCCGCGTATCCACTACAAGATACCGTTGATAACTATCCAGCTCAGCCCGATCTTACCGCACTCATTTATCCGGTCATCAGTATGGATGAGCGTGTCACCCATCTGGGTTCTCGCAAACAGTTATTAGGCAGTTTGGCCGACAAGCCGTTGCATCCTGAATTTTCCATAGAAACAATGGTGACAGCGGCAACACCGCCATGTTTTATCTTACATGCCAATGATGATCCATCAGTACCGTCTGAAAACAGTATTTTGATGTGGCAAGCATTAAAAAACCACCATGTGGACGTTGATTTACATATCGTCCAACAAGGTGGTCACGGTTTTGGTTTTCGTCATACCAAAGGTCTCACCATTGAAGCTTGGCCAACGTGGCTGCATCAATGGCTAGAACAGCGTTTAGGCTTAAACTAA
- a CDS encoding exonuclease domain-containing protein has product MLQAIKRHFNASRHVYQQHFTCRERHDWLPGLAYYFATPLPDLKEFVGEISLLSFDFETSGIDAQRDQILSVGWVPMTIQSIDTGASEERYVCHRQYVNARSAEIHQLTPSALSKGIELDRAMDELFAALAGKVALVHGSSIERTFINQYVSDRYGLDVFPCIWIDTLKIEKQLTFDGKTHCRSSLQLNDLRQCYRLPNYTAHSAAIDALSTAELFVAQLKSIFKGHSPRLEKIACI; this is encoded by the coding sequence ATGTTACAAGCGATAAAACGCCATTTTAATGCCTCGCGTCATGTCTATCAGCAGCACTTTACCTGCCGTGAACGTCATGATTGGCTGCCTGGCCTCGCGTATTATTTCGCGACGCCATTACCTGATTTGAAAGAATTTGTCGGCGAAATTTCGTTACTGTCATTTGATTTTGAAACCTCAGGGATTGATGCCCAACGCGATCAAATTTTAAGTGTGGGTTGGGTACCAATGACGATTCAATCGATAGATACGGGGGCCAGTGAGGAGCGCTATGTTTGCCACCGCCAATATGTGAATGCCCGCTCGGCCGAGATTCATCAGCTTACACCGTCGGCTTTATCTAAAGGCATTGAATTAGATAGAGCGATGGACGAATTATTTGCAGCGCTTGCTGGTAAGGTTGCCTTAGTGCATGGCAGTAGTATTGAAAGGACGTTTATTAATCAGTATGTCTCTGACCGCTATGGGTTGGATGTGTTTCCATGTATTTGGATTGATACATTAAAAATTGAAAAGCAGCTTACGTTTGATGGGAAAACCCATTGTCGTAGTAGCCTACAGTTAAATGATCTAAGGCAATGTTATCGCTTGCCTAACTACACGGCTCACTCAGCTGCGATTGACGCGCTGTCCACTGCTGAACTATTTGTTGCTCAGTTGAAATCCATCTTTAAAGGTCATTCGCCACGATTAGAAAAAATCGCGTGTATTTGA
- a CDS encoding RpiB/LacA/LacB family sugar-phosphate isomerase: MKIALMMENSQAAKNATVLNELTTVTEPLGHSVYNVGMSDEQDHHLTYIHLGIMASLLLNSKAVDFVVAGCGTGQGAMMSLNIHPGVVCGYCLDPSDAFLFNQINNGNALSLAFAKGYGWGAELNVRYIFEKAFTGERGEGYPKERAEPQKRNAGILNEVKQAVVKDNYLDTLKAMDQELVKTAVGGPRFQECFFSGCQVPEIAEYVQSLI, from the coding sequence ATGAAAATCGCACTGATGATGGAAAACAGCCAAGCGGCTAAAAACGCGACTGTCTTAAACGAACTGACTACAGTGACAGAACCTCTCGGTCATTCCGTGTATAACGTAGGGATGAGTGATGAACAAGATCACCATCTAACTTACATCCACCTTGGGATTATGGCGAGCCTACTGCTTAACTCTAAAGCGGTTGATTTTGTGGTTGCAGGTTGTGGTACAGGCCAAGGCGCTATGATGTCATTAAATATCCACCCAGGTGTGGTTTGTGGTTACTGTCTAGATCCATCCGACGCATTCCTATTCAATCAAATCAACAATGGTAATGCACTATCACTCGCATTTGCTAAAGGTTATGGTTGGGGTGCAGAACTTAACGTGCGTTACATCTTCGAAAAAGCCTTTACGGGTGAACGTGGCGAAGGTTATCCAAAAGAACGTGCTGAACCACAAAAACGTAATGCAGGCATTTTAAACGAAGTAAAACAAGCCGTTGTAAAAGACAACTACTTAGATACATTAAAAGCGATGGATCAAGAACTGGTGAAAACAGCCGTTGGTGGTCCTCGTTTCCAAGAATGCTTCTTTAGCGGTTGCCAAGTGCCAGAAATCGCAGAGTATGTACAATCTCTTATCTAA
- a CDS encoding 2OG-Fe(II) oxygenase, translating into MSLDNLIDAIADQGWYIWDDFLSVEQVRDLCQEMPENWRTAKIGRSDSKHQNQRRRSDKIQWLQPTMGFAIHDYLERMEHIRHNVNRALFLGLFEYEAHFAKYDIGDAYEKHYDAFQGRTNRRLTTVMYLNEHWTEADGGKLKLYSDQDELIETVAPYAGRLVVFLSERFPHEVCISHAERFSIAGWFRTNGVSEQCFDISR; encoded by the coding sequence TTGTCTTTAGATAATCTAATCGATGCGATTGCAGATCAAGGTTGGTACATTTGGGATGATTTTTTATCTGTCGAACAAGTAAGAGATTTATGCCAAGAAATGCCAGAAAATTGGAGGACCGCCAAGATCGGCCGCTCCGATTCAAAGCATCAAAACCAGCGTCGCCGCAGCGATAAAATTCAGTGGCTTCAGCCTACGATGGGCTTTGCTATTCACGATTATTTGGAGCGTATGGAGCATATTCGTCACAACGTCAATCGAGCATTATTTTTAGGCTTGTTTGAGTATGAGGCACATTTTGCAAAATACGACATTGGGGATGCCTATGAAAAGCATTACGATGCATTTCAAGGAAGAACGAATCGACGCTTAACTACGGTAATGTACTTGAATGAGCACTGGACCGAAGCTGATGGTGGCAAATTAAAACTATATAGCGATCAGGATGAACTGATCGAAACCGTTGCGCCTTATGCAGGACGGCTAGTGGTATTTCTTTCTGAGCGTTTTCCTCATGAAGTTTGTATTAGCCATGCAGAGCGATTTAGCATCGCTGGATGGTTTAGAACGAATGGAGTCAGCGAGCAGTGTTTTGATATATCTCGCTAG
- a CDS encoding recombinase family protein, which translates to MTKCYGYIRISPKINDIDNRIEAFSAYQNDIELFKETGVRGGVPLSERSVFTELDTKLIKGDELVVWWIDELGKEFSKCLNNIKLLIGRGITIKTIVQNLEFKQDDQITDALVKMMQGFAESEKHKRLFAAELGRRSLKKDSEGWKAKFRGRKINKEMHEVIAQALFEGKTLQTVADETGASISTVKRVKAKIKDDDELGHLRSRSHRHGGRCGERRHGEQKGHSPKRGYGNKPLRDEDHQN; encoded by the coding sequence ATGACTAAATGTTATGGGTACATCCGTATATCACCTAAAATCAACGATATTGACAACCGTATTGAAGCTTTTTCAGCATACCAAAACGATATTGAACTATTTAAAGAGACTGGGGTTCGCGGTGGTGTCCCACTATCAGAAAGATCAGTATTTACTGAATTAGATACAAAGCTTATAAAAGGTGACGAACTGGTCGTTTGGTGGATTGACGAGCTGGGTAAAGAGTTTTCAAAATGCCTGAATAACATCAAACTACTTATTGGGCGAGGCATAACAATTAAGACCATTGTTCAAAATTTGGAATTCAAACAGGATGATCAAATTACAGATGCCCTAGTAAAAATGATGCAAGGTTTTGCTGAGTCTGAAAAACATAAACGCCTATTTGCCGCAGAGCTTGGACGCCGCTCTCTTAAAAAAGACAGTGAAGGTTGGAAAGCAAAATTCCGTGGTCGCAAGATAAATAAAGAAATGCATGAGGTAATTGCACAAGCTCTGTTTGAAGGCAAAACCCTACAGACCGTTGCTGACGAGACTGGTGCAAGTATATCAACCGTTAAAAGAGTAAAAGCAAAAATTAAAGATGACGATGAACTAGGTCATCTTAGAAGTCGTAGCCACAGGCACGGTGGGCGATGTGGGGAAAGAAGACACGGCGAACAAAAAGGCCACAGCCCTAAAAGAGGCTATGGAAATAAACCTCTAAGAGATGAAGATCATCAAAATTAA